The sequence AAAGGGCAAGACCGCTAGCTTCGGCGTACGTCCGGAAGATCTTCGTCTCGCGACGGGTGATGATTATCTCTTCGAAGGCGAGGTTTCCATCGTCGAGGCGCTCGGCGAAGTGACGCAGCTCTATATCGAAGGCCTCGTCGATGGCGAGCCGATCATCGTCAAGATCCCCGGCATTGCCGATATTCATCGCGGCCAGAAGATGCGTTTTGCCGCCGACCGTCAGAAGCTGCATCTTTTCGACGCCAGCGGCCACTCTTATCGCAAGTAGGCGCTTACCGGATGCCCCGGCCCAAGTAAAAATGAACAACAAAATTCATCTTGGGCCGGCGCACTCAAACCTTCTGTTAAAGACCGGCTGATAGTCTCCTCTTCATAATATACTTCAGGGGTCTACCAAGATGGCCGCGTTCGGCAGAGCTAATTCAGGTCAGCATTTCCTTAACAAGGAAGAATCCTTCATGTATGACCGCGAAGTGCGGTTTCGCATGGAAGACACCATGAATGCCGCCCGCCTCGAATACACTGAAAAGGGCGTGATGAATCTTGCATCGCGCCGCTGCGATATTATCCGTATCTCGCAGAGCAGCGCGGTTCTTGCGATCCTCACCCAGTATAATTTGCCGAAGCAGTTCTATCTGGATATTCCTGATGCCCGTATCAGCAAGGTCGGCTGTGTGCTGATGAAGGTCTTCTCCAACAACACGGTGGAAGTTCGTTTCCTGCGGCTTCTCACGGAGAAGGAAATGAACAAGATCTTCGTCTACAGCACGCATCCGGCCCACAAGAACCGCGTGCTCGACATCAGATCCTGATCAACGACCCACAAGAAGCGGCTTAGCGCTGCGTTCGGCTGACGGATCAGATTTCCGTGCGCCATTTTGCGAGCGCATCCTCAAGATACTTGATCAGCGGCAGCCTGCCATTTTCCTGCAGCCATTTGTTGACCGAGAGGCGAAGCGGGCTCACTCCGATCATCGAAACCAGCTGCAGACCGTCGCGGTCCCTGGTCGGAAACAATTCGCACAGGGCTTGGTAGGCGATTTGCTCAAGCTGCAAAGAGTTGCCCCGCGAACGGGCGCGCAAGGTCTCGCTTTGACGTAAAAGCTTGGCAGTCTCCAGAAGCCGCGGCGCTTCCGCCTCGATGCGGGCCACAAGTCCCAGCGTGGCTTGATGAACGACCTCGAGCGGACGCCCGGCTGAGGCATTCTCCATGATGCCAATCCGCAGTGCGTCCATATATCGGCGCTGATGCGCCAGAAGAATATCGTCCTTGCTTTTAAAGTAATAAAAGAAAGTCCGGCGGGAAATCCCGGCCGCAGCCGCAATCTCGTCGATCGTCGTTTCCTGATAGCCTTTCGCGAGAAAGGATTTCATTCCGACGTCCGCTATGCGTTGAAAGGTCAGGCGGCGCTTCTGTTCGCGCAGCCCTTCCGGCTTTGAGGTTGCATTATGCATCCGGGCATTCTGGCATGAGTCGCAACGCCGCTCAAATCATCGCCATGCGCTGCGGGCCGTTCTCGGTAATCTCAATCTCTGGTGAAATAAATTCTTCGCTTCGCTCTTCGATTGCCGCAAATTGGCCGATATTAATATTACACTCAGTGCGATATTTAATGACGATGCTGATGTTCATAACCCGGTGCAGGAGCACAAACATCCATGCCAGCCAATGCAATCTCAAATCACGATGGAAGTAAGACCTATGGTCCATCTGCCGCTGAAAGCCATCGGAGGGCTGATATGTGGTCGATGGCCCTGCTGATGAGCCTGCTGGGCGGTTGCGCCTCCGCGCCGCTGGATCGGGCGGGATCTTTGCGGTCCTATGAAGGGCTGACCCGATCGGACGGGCTGGTCGCACACTCGCTTCTTAGGGTAAGCAAGGACGATGTTCTTGCGGCCAAGACTGTGAAGATCATTCCCACCGCCTTTTCGATGCGCGCCGAAAGCGCTGCTTTCACACCCAAACAGCGCGATCTCGTCACCAATGCCGTCGATAGAGCGCTTTGTTCCGGATTGAGTGAACGCTTCGCCGTCGTCGGTCTATCTGAGCCGGCGGATTTGACCGTTCGCGCCGTCGTGACGCAGGTGAAGGCAACCAATGCAACTGCCGTCGGGGTCTCGAAAGTTGCCTCCGTGGGCAAGAGCGTGTTGCTGCCGGGTGTACCGGTGCCCGTCCCCCGTATTCCGATCGGCATGGGCAGCCTCTCGCTCGAGGCGGAGGCTTTCAATCCCCAGGGTGTACAGAAGGCTGTCATGATCTGGGGACGTGGTGCAAACGCATTCTTTGATTCGGGCACCATCGCCAAGGAAGGGGATGCCTATAGCCTCGCCGCCAAATTCGGTGGCGATTTCAGTAAGATGCTGGTCAAGGGCAAGACGCCGTTCGGCGCGGCGCCCTCCTTCCCATCCAGGGCGAAATTGGCGTCACTCGTCGGCCGGGCACCGAAATACGACGCCTGCAAGGTATTCGGGAAGTCGCCGGGCGTGACAGGCTTCGTGGGCGGGCGCCTCGGCCTTCCGCCGGCATGGACGGACAAGGCTCCGCCGGAAGCAGGAACTGCAGCATCCAAAGCTCCCTGATCAGCCTTCGATGCGGTCCTGCCGAAATCCGGCGGACAATCTCAGTGGCGGAACAGGACGCTTGCACCCTGATCCGCCGGTCCCGCGGCGTGGCGGAACGGAACGAAGAGCTCCCGGCCCATACCGAATTCATTCTCCGAGAGATCGGCCACGACCGGCTCGCGCTCCGCCATATCGGCGGCATCGACCAAGACCTCCAGCGTACCGGCAATCGCATCGATGCGGATGATGTCGCCTTCCCTGATGCGGGCGATCGGACCGCCCTCGATGGCTTCCGGCGTCACATGGATGGCGGCCGGGACCTTGCCCGAGGCGCCTGACATGCGGCCGTCGGTCAAGAGCGCCACGCGGAAACCGCGATCTTGCAACACGCCGAGCGCCGGCGTGAGCTTGTGCAGCTCGGGCATGCCGTTGGCCTTCGGTCCCTGGAAGCGGACGACGGCCACGAAATCGCGGTTCAGCTTGCCGTCCTTGAAGGCCTGTTGCATTTCCAGCTGATCGTGGAAGATCACGGCCGGCGCTTCGATGATGTGACGTTCCGGCTTGACGGCGGAGATCTTGATGACCGCCTTGCCGATATTACCACGCAGCATCTTCAGGCCGCCATTGCTCTGGAAGGGCGTGTCGATGCTTGCCAGCACCTTCGGGTCGTGGCTTTTTTCCGGAGCGGGTTCGCGCACGACATTGCCGTCGGCGCCGAGCTTGACGTCGATGGAGTAGCTGCCAAGGCCCTGGCCGTAGACGGTGCGCACGTCGTCGTGCAGCAGCCCCTTCTTCAGGAGCTCCTTGATGAGGAAGCCCATGCCGCCGGCGGCGTGGAAATGGTTCACGTCGGCAAGCCCGTTCGGGTAGACGCGGGCAAGCAGTGGGATGATGTCGGAAAGCTCGGAAATATCCTGCCAGGTGAGCACGATGCCGGCCGCGCGCGCCATGGCGACGATGTGCATCGTGTGGTTCGTCGAGCCGCCGGTCGCATGCAGGCCGACGACGCCGTTGACGATCGAGCGTTCGTCGATCATCTCGCCGGCCGGTGTGAACTCATTGCCCATGGCGGTGATGGCGAGCGCGCGCTTGGTCGCCTCGCGCGTCAAGGCTTCGCGCAGCGGCGTGCCGGGATTGACGAAGGAGGCGCCCGGCATGTGGAAGCCCATGATCTCCATCAGCATCTGGTTTGAATTCGCGGTACCGTAAAAGGTGCAGGTGCCGGGACCGTGATAGGACTTCGATTCCGCTTCCAGCAATTCGGCGCGGCCGACCTTGCCTTCTGCATAGAGCTGGCGCACGCGCGATTTCTCGTCGTTCGGCAGGCCCGAGGTCATCGGCCCGGCCGGAATGAAGACTGCGGGCAGATGGCCGAAGGAGAGGGCGGCGATGACGAGGCCGGGGACGATCTTGTCGCAGACGCCGAGGAAGACGGCCGCATCGAACATATTGTGTGACAGGCCGACCGCCGCCGACATGGCAATCAGGTCGCGCGAGAAAAGCGAGAGCTCCATGCCCGGCTGTCCCTGCGTGACGCCGTCGCACATGGCCGGCACGCCGCCGGCAACCTGGGCAATGCCGCCCGCTTCGGCCGCCGCTTCGCGGATGATCGCAGGATAGGTCTCGAAGGGCTGATGCGCCGAGAGCATGTCGTTATAGGAGGTGATGATCCCGAGATTGGGCACCTGGTCTCCCGCCAGTGCGTCCTTCTCGGTGGGGGAACAGATGGCGAAGCCATGCGCAAGGTTGGCACAGCCTAGCACGGAGCGCTGCGCTCCCTTGGTTGCAGCACTGCGCAGGCGGTCCAGATAGCGCTCGCGCGTCGGCTTCGAGCGCTCGACAATACGTGCGGTAATCGCTGATATGCGGGCGTCAGCGGCCATGGTCGATCTGCCTCCGTCTGTTCTGCGCGGTGCCCTTGATATCTGCTTCGCCAGAGGGCATGGCGCGGGGTCTAAAAGTCAATGCTTTGCCGCTGCGCCCGAGGGGCACATGGCGCAGCACAGGTTGCTGTGTCTGTCAGGGTTCGATGACCAGGCCTTCCGGCCGTATCATGGAGCCCAGTAAATCTCGACCGGGGAAGCCGCCCGGCGCAGCATGGCGCGGATCGGCATCTCGGTTTCTTCGCCCGGCGCTTCGGCCTTGGCCAAAACATCCTTCTTTCCTTCTCCCTCGATATGGAGCACCAGCAATCGGGCATCCTGAAGGCTGGAGAAAGTGAACGTCAGCCGCGGCTCGCCGGCACCTTCCGCTTCCATCGTGATGATACCACGCGGGGTATTCGGATCGAGTGCGGTCTTGAGATTGCTGCCGCCCGGAAAAAAGGAAGCTGTGTGGCCGTCATTGCCCATGCCGAGGATGGCGACATCGAAGGGATGGCCGATAGCCTTGGTCTTTTCGGTGGCAATGACCGCGGCCTCCTCGACGGAAGCCGCAGCCTGATAGAGCGGAAGGAATTGGGCAGCCGCCGCCTTGTCCTTCAGCAGGTTTTCCTGGACAAGCAGGTGGTTCGAACGCGGATTGTCCGCCGGCACGAACCGCTCATCGACGAGGGTGACCGTCACCTTGCCCCAGTCGATCGAGTGCGATGACAGCGCTTGGAAAAAGGCCTTCGGCGTCGAGCCGCCGGAGACCGCGATGCTTGCGGAGCCGCGGACGGTAATCGCAGCCGAAAGCGTTTCGGCCACCTTGTCCGCGAGCTTGCCGGCGAGTTCGGCACCATTGGCAAAAGCATGCATGTTGGCTGTCATCGTTGTCGTCCCGGTTTAGATATCGTCGTGCCAGGTGCGGCCGTCACGCTCGATGAGCGCAATGGCCTGGCTCGGACCCCAGGTGCCGGCCGTATAGCCCTGCACCTGCTGGCCGGCGTGTTCCCAACCCTTGAGGATCGGGTCCACCCACTTCCATGCGGCTTCCACTTCGTCGCGGCGCATGAACAGCGTCTGGTTGGAGCGGATGACGTCCATCAGCAGGCGCTCGTAGGCATCCGGATTGCGGACGTTGAAGGCAGAGGCGAAGCTCATGTCGAGCGAGACGTTGCGCAGGCGCATGCCGCCCGGACCCGGGTCTTTGATCATCAGCGACTGCTTGACGCCTTCGTCCGGCTGCAGGCGGATGATGAGCTGGTTGGCGACGATGCGGCCGGCGGCCTGATCGAAGATGGTGTGCGGAATGTGCTTGAAGGTGATGACGATCTCCGACATGCGGCCGGCAAGGCGCTTGCCGGTGCGGATGTAGAAGGGAACGCCCGCCCAGCGCCAGTTGCCGATCTCGGCCTTGATGGCGACGAAGGTTTCGGTGTTGGAAACGCCGCCTTCCAGCTCGTCGAGGTAGCCCTTGACCGGGCCACCTGCCGAAGCGCCGGCGCGATACTGACCACGAACGGTCGCCTGCTCGACGTTCGAAGCGTCGATCGGCTTCAGCGCGCGCAGAACCTTGAGCTTCTCGTCGCGAACGGCTTCCGAATCCATGGAGGAGGGGATTTCCATTGCGGTCAGGCAAAGCAGCTGCAGGATGTGGTTCTGTACCATGTCGCGCAGGGCGCCAGCCGTGTCGTAATAGCCGGCGCGGCCTTCGAGGCCGACCGATTCCGCCACCGTGATCTGCACGTGGTCGATGTGGTTGGCGTTCCACAGCGGCTCGTAGAGGGCGTTGGCAAAGCGCAGCGCCATCAGGTTCTGCACGGTTTCCTTGCCGAGATAATGGTCGATGCGGAAGATCTGCTCTTCCTTGAAGACCTTGCCGATGGTGTCGTTGAGCTGCAGAGCTGAGGCAAGATCGCGGCCGATCGGCTTTTCGACGACGATGCGGGTCTGTTTGGTGATCAGCTTGTGATCGTGGATCTTCTGCGAGATGTCGCCGAAGATGCCCGGAGCGACAGCGAGATAGAAGGCGCGCACGCGCTCCTTGCCTTCGTCCAGGATCTTCTTGAGCTGATCCCAGCCGGCATCGCTGCGAGCGTCGACGGGCACGTAGAACAGGCGAGCCAGGAACTTCTTGACCTCGGCGTCGTCATATTCGCCCTTCTTCAGGTGTTCCTTGAGGGCGGCATCTGCAAATTTGCGGTATTCTTCATTGGAAAGCGCGCTGCGCGAAGCGCCGATGATGCGCGTCGGCTCGGAAAACTGGCCTTCGACCTGACGATGGTAAAGAGCGGGCAGGAGCTTGCGTTCGGCAAGGTCGCCGCTGCCGCCGAAAACGACATAATCAAATGGTTCAACGGGAATGATCTGGCTGCTCATGAGCTATCTCTCAATCGGTCTTGGTTGAGGCCCCTTTTAATCTAATCGATTTAAAAAGGCCAGTGTGCATCGCAAAAATCAGATGCGGCTTTTTAGAGCGGATTGCCGGCGGAAGAAATCATCCTCCGGTTTTTAAAACCTGTCGCGCAACGCAAACCACGAGAGCGCCAGGAACAGCAGAGGCGCCCGCATGCGCGCACCGCCGGGGAAGGGCGGTATGCTCAGCTCTCTGAAGAGATGAAGTTCATCCGCGTTCCCGAGAACCGTTTTCGCATAGAGTTTACCGCAATAATTTGACAGCATCACCCCATGGCCGGAATAGCCGCCGATGGAAGTGACACCCGGCATGACCTCGCGCACGAAGGGCTGCCTCGGCATGGTGATGCCGACCGAGCCGCCCCAGGCATAATCGATGCCGATATCGCCGAGAGCCGGATAGATTTCGGTGATCTGCCGACGGATGTGCTGCGTTATGTCGCGCGGATTGTCCGCCGTATAGGCCTCGCGCCCGCCGAACAGCAGGCGGCCATCCTTGGATTTGCGGAAATAGCGCACGACGAATCGCGAATCGGCGACGGCCTCGTTGCCGGGCAGCACCGCCGGAAAGCGATCGAGCGGTTCGGTCGCACCGATGAAGGAGCGGATCGGCATGACGTGACTTGCCGTCACCGGCTCCAGATTGCCGATATAGCCGTTGCAGGCGATCAGCACCCGGTCGGCTGTGATCTCGCCGCCATCCGTTTCGACGATCGTCTTGCCGCTGGCTTGCCGAAAACCCTTCGCCTTGGTCATTTCAAAGAGCGACGCACCGGCCTCGGCCGCGACGCGGGCAAGGCCGATGAGCAGTTTCAGGGGATGGATATGGCCCGTGCCCGTATCCCGAACACCATAGAGATAGAACGACGACCCCAGCCGCTCCTGGGTTTCGGCCTCATCCATGAACCTCATGTGAGGATAGCCATAGCGGGTCGCTGCGATCTCCGCACTGTCCATATAGTCACGCTTGTAGCTGCGCTTGTGCGTGACATTCATCTGGCCGGGCAAGAAATCGATGTCGATGCCATGCTCGGCGGAGAAATCGAGAAGATGCCGCTTGGCGTCCTCGGCCAGATCGAACAGGGCTTTGGAGCGTTCATAGCCGATCTTCTCTTCCATCTCTTCCGGCCACCAGCGCTGGCCGGTGCCGAGCTGGCCGCCGTTGCGGCCGGAGGCGCCGTCGCCGAAGCGGTTGGCATCGATCAGCACGACCTCCGCGCCACCTTTGGCAAGATTGTAGGCGGCCTGAAGACCGGTATAGCCGCCACCGATAATCGCGACATCCGCGCGGCGCGAGCCGTCGAGCTTCGGATAGCTCGCACGCGGGCCAACGGTCGCCTGATAGAAGGAAAGACCCGGTGCGATCGGGCTCTGCCATGTTTCCTGCAATGTCATGGGCGATCTCCTTCACACGTTGAGCAGAAGGAATTCCCGCTCCCACGGGCTGATCACCTGCATGAAGGTTTCGAATTCGCCACGCTTGACGCCGGCATAGATGTCGATGAAGTCCTTGCCGAGCACCTCCTCGAAGGCCGGCTCGTCCTCAAGCAGCGCAATGGCTTCCAGAAGGCCGCGCGGCAGGTCGATCGAGCCTTCATTGGCCGAATCCTCGGTCGGCGCGGTGGGTTCCACCTTTTTCATGATGCCGAGCAGGCCGGAGGCGAGCGAGGCGGCGAGCGCCAGATAGGGATTGGCGTCGGAGCTCGGCAGCCGGTTCTCGACGCGCCGGGCCTGCGGATCGGAAACGGGAACGCGGAAGGCCGTGGTGCGGTTGTCGTAGCCCCAGGCGTTGTTGACCGGGCACGACATGTTCGGCGCCAGCCGTCGATAGGAATTCACATAGGGCGCGAGCATGGCGAGCGCATTCGGAACGTAGCGCTGCATGCCGCCGATGAAATGAAAGAACTCCTGCGAAGGGCTGCCGTCCGGATTGGTGAAGACGTTCTTGCCGGTCTCGATGTTCACGACCGACTGATGGATATGCATCGCCGAGCCGGCCTGGCTCTGCATCGGCTTGGCCATGAAGGTCGCGTAGATGCCGTGCTTCAGCGCCGCCTCGCGAATGGTGCGCTTGAACATGAACACCTGGTCGGCCAGTTCGATCGGGTCGCCGTGGCGCAGGTTGATCTCGAGCTGCGCCGGACCCTCTTCATGGATCAGCGTATCGATCTCGAGGCCCTGCTTCTCCGAGAAATGGTAGATGTCATCGATCAGTTCGTCGAACTCGTTGATGCCGGCGATCGAATAGCCCTGCCCGCCGAGGATCGAGCGGCCGGAGCGGCCCTTCGGCGGGTGCAGCGGATAGTCCGGATCGTCATTCTTGGCGACGAGATAGAACTCGATTTCCGGCGCCACCACGGGCTTCCACCCGCGCTCGCGATAGAGCCCCATGATCCGCTTCAATAGATTGCGCGGCGTGTAGGACACCGCATGTCCCTCGGAATTGACGATATCGCAGATCACCTGCGCCGTCGGATCGCTCTCCCAGGGCACGACCGAAAGCGTCGAAAGGTCCGGCACCAGCTTCAGATCGCTGTCGCGCGGTTCGTAACGGAAGCTTTCGGTTTCCTCCGGATACTCGCCGGAAATCGTATGGCGATAGATCGCCGAGGGCAGCGCCAGCGACGTGTTGGAGGTGAATTTCGACGTCGGCATCATCTTGCCGCGCGGCACGCCGGCGAGATCAGGCGTGATGCATTCTATGTCCTCAATCCCGCGTGCCCGCAGCCATTGCG comes from Rhizobium tropici CIAT 899 and encodes:
- a CDS encoding TetR/AcrR family transcriptional regulator, which produces MKSFLAKGYQETTIDEIAAAAGISRRTFFYYFKSKDDILLAHQRRYMDALRIGIMENASAGRPLEVVHQATLGLVARIEAEAPRLLETAKLLRQSETLRARSRGNSLQLEQIAYQALCELFPTRDRDGLQLVSMIGVSPLRLSVNKWLQENGRLPLIKYLEDALAKWRTEI
- a CDS encoding DUF3313 domain-containing protein — protein: MWSMALLMSLLGGCASAPLDRAGSLRSYEGLTRSDGLVAHSLLRVSKDDVLAAKTVKIIPTAFSMRAESAAFTPKQRDLVTNAVDRALCSGLSERFAVVGLSEPADLTVRAVVTQVKATNATAVGVSKVASVGKSVLLPGVPVPVPRIPIGMGSLSLEAEAFNPQGVQKAVMIWGRGANAFFDSGTIAKEGDAYSLAAKFGGDFSKMLVKGKTPFGAAPSFPSRAKLASLVGRAPKYDACKVFGKSPGVTGFVGGRLGLPPAWTDKAPPEAGTAASKAP
- the edd gene encoding phosphogluconate dehydratase, whose protein sequence is MAADARISAITARIVERSKPTRERYLDRLRSAATKGAQRSVLGCANLAHGFAICSPTEKDALAGDQVPNLGIITSYNDMLSAHQPFETYPAIIREAAAEAGGIAQVAGGVPAMCDGVTQGQPGMELSLFSRDLIAMSAAVGLSHNMFDAAVFLGVCDKIVPGLVIAALSFGHLPAVFIPAGPMTSGLPNDEKSRVRQLYAEGKVGRAELLEAESKSYHGPGTCTFYGTANSNQMLMEIMGFHMPGASFVNPGTPLREALTREATKRALAITAMGNEFTPAGEMIDERSIVNGVVGLHATGGSTNHTMHIVAMARAAGIVLTWQDISELSDIIPLLARVYPNGLADVNHFHAAGGMGFLIKELLKKGLLHDDVRTVYGQGLGSYSIDVKLGADGNVVREPAPEKSHDPKVLASIDTPFQSNGGLKMLRGNIGKAVIKISAVKPERHIIEAPAVIFHDQLEMQQAFKDGKLNRDFVAVVRFQGPKANGMPELHKLTPALGVLQDRGFRVALLTDGRMSGASGKVPAAIHVTPEAIEGGPIARIREGDIIRIDAIAGTLEVLVDAADMAEREPVVADLSENEFGMGRELFVPFRHAAGPADQGASVLFRH
- the pgl gene encoding 6-phosphogluconolactonase, yielding MTANMHAFANGAELAGKLADKVAETLSAAITVRGSASIAVSGGSTPKAFFQALSSHSIDWGKVTVTLVDERFVPADNPRSNHLLVQENLLKDKAAAAQFLPLYQAAASVEEAAVIATEKTKAIGHPFDVAILGMGNDGHTASFFPGGSNLKTALDPNTPRGIITMEAEGAGEPRLTFTFSSLQDARLLVLHIEGEGKKDVLAKAEAPGEETEMPIRAMLRRAASPVEIYWAP
- the zwf gene encoding glucose-6-phosphate dehydrogenase, which gives rise to MSSQIIPVEPFDYVVFGGSGDLAERKLLPALYHRQVEGQFSEPTRIIGASRSALSNEEYRKFADAALKEHLKKGEYDDAEVKKFLARLFYVPVDARSDAGWDQLKKILDEGKERVRAFYLAVAPGIFGDISQKIHDHKLITKQTRIVVEKPIGRDLASALQLNDTIGKVFKEEQIFRIDHYLGKETVQNLMALRFANALYEPLWNANHIDHVQITVAESVGLEGRAGYYDTAGALRDMVQNHILQLLCLTAMEIPSSMDSEAVRDEKLKVLRALKPIDASNVEQATVRGQYRAGASAGGPVKGYLDELEGGVSNTETFVAIKAEIGNWRWAGVPFYIRTGKRLAGRMSEIVITFKHIPHTIFDQAAGRIVANQLIIRLQPDEGVKQSLMIKDPGPGGMRLRNVSLDMSFASAFNVRNPDAYERLLMDVIRSNQTLFMRRDEVEAAWKWVDPILKGWEHAGQQVQGYTAGTWGPSQAIALIERDGRTWHDDI
- a CDS encoding NAD(P)/FAD-dependent oxidoreductase, which codes for MTLQETWQSPIAPGLSFYQATVGPRASYPKLDGSRRADVAIIGGGYTGLQAAYNLAKGGAEVVLIDANRFGDGASGRNGGQLGTGQRWWPEEMEEKIGYERSKALFDLAEDAKRHLLDFSAEHGIDIDFLPGQMNVTHKRSYKRDYMDSAEIAATRYGYPHMRFMDEAETQERLGSSFYLYGVRDTGTGHIHPLKLLIGLARVAAEAGASLFEMTKAKGFRQASGKTIVETDGGEITADRVLIACNGYIGNLEPVTASHVMPIRSFIGATEPLDRFPAVLPGNEAVADSRFVVRYFRKSKDGRLLFGGREAYTADNPRDITQHIRRQITEIYPALGDIGIDYAWGGSVGITMPRQPFVREVMPGVTSIGGYSGHGVMLSNYCGKLYAKTVLGNADELHLFRELSIPPFPGGARMRAPLLFLALSWFALRDRF
- a CDS encoding glutamine synthetase family protein, whose translation is MPARKTPLKASIPVSKAPTVPPSLRSARGVANWKEAAQWLRARGIEDIECITPDLAGVPRGKMMPTSKFTSNTSLALPSAIYRHTISGEYPEETESFRYEPRDSDLKLVPDLSTLSVVPWESDPTAQVICDIVNSEGHAVSYTPRNLLKRIMGLYRERGWKPVVAPEIEFYLVAKNDDPDYPLHPPKGRSGRSILGGQGYSIAGINEFDELIDDIYHFSEKQGLEIDTLIHEEGPAQLEINLRHGDPIELADQVFMFKRTIREAALKHGIYATFMAKPMQSQAGSAMHIHQSVVNIETGKNVFTNPDGSPSQEFFHFIGGMQRYVPNALAMLAPYVNSYRRLAPNMSCPVNNAWGYDNRTTAFRVPVSDPQARRVENRLPSSDANPYLALAASLASGLLGIMKKVEPTAPTEDSANEGSIDLPRGLLEAIALLEDEPAFEEVLGKDFIDIYAGVKRGEFETFMQVISPWEREFLLLNV